A portion of the Rhodanobacter sp. AS-Z3 genome contains these proteins:
- the pncB gene encoding nicotinate phosphoribosyltransferase, with amino-acid sequence MIIESLLDTDLYKFSMMQVVLHQYPAAQVEYRFKCRTPGINLVPFIDEIRAELRAMCQLRFAPEELDYLRGWRFIKSDFVDFLGLLQLNEKYLDIAPSEAGNGEIEIRICGPWLHTILFEVPVLAIVNEVYFRHTSAGLDLAEGRRRLREKIALLRDSPDYTGCRIADYGTRRRYSRVWQEEVVTTLRDGLGEQLAGTSNVWLARKLNLIPLGTLAHEYLQAHQALGPRLRDSQVAALEAWAKEYRGDLGIALSDVYGLDVFLRDFDMYFCKLFDGTRHDSGDPFAWGEKVLAHYAANRVDPRSKVLVFSDGLDIPKVMQLYTHFRGRCQLAFGVGTNLTNDVGPRALNIVIKMIRCNGQPVAKLSDSPGKNMCEDKAYVAYLRQVFEIPPEQG; translated from the coding sequence ATGATTATCGAGTCGCTGCTCGACACCGATTTGTACAAATTTTCGATGATGCAGGTGGTGTTGCATCAGTATCCGGCGGCGCAGGTGGAGTACCGCTTCAAGTGCCGCACGCCGGGCATCAATCTGGTGCCTTTCATCGATGAGATTCGTGCAGAACTGCGCGCGATGTGCCAGTTGCGCTTCGCGCCCGAAGAGCTCGACTACCTGCGTGGCTGGCGCTTCATCAAGAGTGATTTCGTCGACTTTCTCGGACTGCTCCAGCTCAACGAGAAGTATCTCGATATCGCCCCTTCGGAAGCCGGTAACGGCGAGATCGAAATCCGTATCTGCGGCCCGTGGCTGCATACCATTCTGTTCGAAGTGCCGGTACTGGCCATCGTCAACGAGGTGTATTTCCGCCACACCAGTGCCGGGCTCGACCTCGCCGAGGGGCGCCGGCGTCTGCGTGAGAAAATTGCCTTGCTGCGTGACTCGCCGGATTACACCGGCTGCCGGATCGCCGACTACGGCACGCGGCGGCGTTATTCGCGCGTGTGGCAGGAAGAAGTGGTAACCACATTGCGTGACGGACTGGGCGAACAGCTCGCCGGTACCAGCAACGTCTGGCTGGCGCGCAAGCTCAATCTCATCCCACTGGGCACGCTGGCGCACGAATACCTGCAGGCGCACCAGGCGCTGGGGCCGCGCCTGCGCGACTCGCAGGTAGCGGCGCTGGAGGCGTGGGCGAAGGAATATCGCGGTGACCTTGGCATCGCACTGTCTGACGTCTACGGATTGGATGTTTTTTTGCGCGATTTCGACATGTATTTCTGCAAACTTTTCGACGGCACCCGCCACGATTCGGGCGATCCGTTCGCATGGGGCGAAAAGGTACTGGCGCACTACGCGGCGAACCGGGTCGACCCGCGCAGCAAGGTGCTGGTATTCAGTGACGGGCTGGATATTCCCAAGGTGATGCAGTTGTACACGCATTTTCGTGGGCGCTGCCAGCTGGCATTCGGTGTGGGCACCAACCTCACCAATGACGTGGGCCCGCGCGCGCTCAATATCGTGATCAAGATGATTCGCTGCAACGGCCAGCCGGTGGCCAAGCTGAGCGACTCGCCGGGCAAGAACATGTGCGAGGACAAGGCCTATGTGGCGTATCTGCGCCAGGTGTTCGAGATTCCCCCGGAACAAGGCTGA
- the dacB gene encoding D-alanyl-D-alanine carboxypeptidase/D-alanyl-D-alanine-endopeptidase, whose protein sequence is MSRLPHRHAQLLVIRLLLCAGLLAIPPCTLATAPSTAIDTPAALAEQINALVTQPRFAGASWGIAVVSLDSGDSVYTHQADRLLQPASTAKLFTAGLALAVLGPDYRMPTRLLAGKPVVHGHLNGPLILYGRGDPTLGSSSSADWAEQLARQAAARGLKFVQGDLLADDSYFASPAFGNGWEATDLQSWFAVPTSALSVQENIVSLTISPSAVGQPAQLAFAPVEAAPSIDNQLLTTTANTQSDINLYRAPGTATLHAFGTVAAGSPVQTFRLAMVDPALVAGAELRQALKRHGIRVTGKLRAIHWPQRATVRPATAELLGEVQSPPLREIVQRGLKRSQNLYLQNLLLSVGATQPASTTGFRSSENRALDALHQWLQQSGIPPLGSLLEEGAGLSRRDLITPNAMARLLSYLATQPYAQTLRAALPVAGVDGTLIRRMRGTAAENNVHAKTGSMSQVHCLAGYVTSAAGERLAFAIMLNNYERPPDAPTASNEVDAIAILLANYRGHD, encoded by the coding sequence ATGAGCCGATTGCCACACCGCCATGCGCAGTTGCTTGTGATCCGTCTGCTGCTTTGCGCCGGGTTGCTCGCCATTCCGCCGTGCACACTTGCGACCGCACCCAGCACAGCCATCGACACGCCGGCCGCACTGGCGGAACAGATCAACGCGTTGGTCACCCAGCCGCGCTTCGCTGGCGCCAGCTGGGGCATTGCGGTGGTTTCGCTGGACAGCGGCGATAGCGTGTATACCCATCAGGCAGATCGACTATTGCAGCCCGCCTCCACCGCAAAGCTGTTCACGGCGGGGTTGGCGCTGGCCGTGCTGGGCCCCGACTACCGCATGCCAACGCGTCTGCTGGCTGGCAAACCGGTTGTTCACGGCCACCTGAATGGCCCGCTGATTTTATACGGCAGGGGTGACCCCACGCTGGGCTCGTCAAGCAGTGCGGACTGGGCGGAACAACTGGCCCGCCAGGCCGCTGCTCGCGGCCTGAAGTTCGTGCAGGGCGACCTGCTTGCCGACGACAGCTATTTCGCCAGCCCGGCGTTCGGCAACGGCTGGGAAGCCACCGATCTGCAAAGCTGGTTTGCGGTGCCGACATCGGCCCTGAGCGTGCAGGAAAACATTGTCAGCCTGACCATCAGCCCCTCCGCCGTGGGGCAACCAGCGCAACTTGCGTTTGCTCCCGTCGAGGCCGCGCCTTCGATCGACAATCAGTTGCTGACCACCACCGCGAACACGCAGAGCGACATCAATCTCTATCGCGCACCGGGTACAGCGACACTCCACGCGTTCGGCACGGTGGCCGCCGGCTCGCCGGTGCAAACGTTCCGGCTGGCCATGGTCGATCCGGCGCTGGTCGCCGGCGCCGAACTGCGCCAGGCGCTGAAGCGCCACGGCATTCGCGTCACCGGCAAGCTGCGCGCTATCCATTGGCCGCAGCGGGCAACCGTCCGCCCCGCGACAGCCGAATTGCTGGGTGAAGTGCAGTCGCCGCCATTGCGCGAGATCGTGCAGCGCGGCCTGAAACGCTCGCAGAACCTGTACCTGCAGAACCTGCTGCTCAGCGTGGGTGCCACCCAACCCGCCAGCACGACGGGCTTCCGTAGTAGCGAAAATCGCGCGCTGGATGCCTTGCACCAGTGGCTGCAGCAAAGCGGCATTCCACCATTGGGCAGCTTGCTTGAAGAGGGCGCCGGACTGTCTCGCCGTGATCTGATCACCCCAAACGCGATGGCTCGCCTGCTCAGCTATCTGGCAACCCAGCCTTACGCGCAGACCCTGCGCGCGGCGTTACCGGTGGCCGGAGTCGATGGCACGTTGATCCGACGCATGCGTGGTACGGCGGCCGAAAACAATGTGCACGCCAAGACCGGCAGCATGAGTCAGGTGCATTGCCTGGCCGGCTACGTCACCAGCGCGGCCGGCGAGCGACTGGCCTTCGCCATCATGCTGAACAACTACGAGAGACCACCTGACGCACCAACGGCGAGCAACGAGGTGGATGCGATCGCGATACTGCTGGCGAACTACCGCGGCCACGATTGA
- a CDS encoding peptidylprolyl isomerase has protein sequence MQIAQNSVAAFHYTLTDDEGQVIDSSAGREPLTYLHGQGHIVPGLEKQMEGRVVGDKFDAHVTPEEGYGVHHPEMMQQVPREAFQGVEDIQPGMQFQGSGPEGQINVTVSKIEDGVVFIDANHPLAGKTLHFAIEVTDVREASEEELQHGHVHGAGGHHH, from the coding sequence ATGCAGATTGCCCAGAACTCCGTAGCCGCCTTCCACTACACGCTGACCGACGACGAAGGTCAGGTCATCGACAGCTCTGCCGGTCGCGAACCGCTGACCTACCTGCATGGCCAGGGCCATATCGTGCCGGGTCTGGAAAAGCAGATGGAAGGCCGCGTGGTCGGCGACAAGTTCGACGCCCACGTGACGCCGGAAGAAGGTTATGGCGTGCACCATCCGGAAATGATGCAGCAGGTTCCGCGCGAGGCCTTCCAGGGTGTCGAGGACATCCAGCCGGGCATGCAGTTCCAGGGCAGTGGTCCGGAAGGCCAGATCAATGTCACCGTGAGCAAGATCGAGGACGGCGTGGTGTTCATCGATGCCAACCATCCGCTGGCGGGCAAGACCTTGCATTTCGCCATCGAAGTCACCGACGTGCGTGAGGCTTCCGAAGAAGAATTGCAGCATGGCCACGTGCATGGTGCCGGTGGTCACCACCACTGA
- a CDS encoding phospholipase A, producing MKRLTATASVMLCAFCAAHSAHAQNPDPTDIRGCTAIESDAQRLACYDHATGRVNLPVAQKRSDVEATTSGSSHRDDQLISSDAPGNSDVAKPLSLLDSRWELSPESKLGTFNLRGYQPVYVMPAFLTSNQNNRPHSPNPDNTVAGAGEHLENIESKFQLSLKAKVWQGVFGDKGDLWVGYTQSSHWQLFNSAQSRPFRETNYEPEAMLVFDTHYHAFGWTGRLLGLGVDHQSNGRGNPLSRGWNRVIANVGFEREGWTVMLRPWWRIPEPRKDDDNPDISNYMGRGEVQIVHEWHGQEFGMMLRHSLRGGDRNHGAARFSWSFPVAGNLRGYMEVFKGYGESLIDYNHNATYLGVGVSLLDWY from the coding sequence ATGAAGCGATTGACGGCGACCGCCAGCGTAATGCTGTGCGCGTTCTGCGCGGCGCATTCCGCGCACGCACAGAACCCGGACCCCACGGATATCCGCGGATGCACCGCGATCGAAAGCGATGCACAACGACTGGCCTGCTACGACCATGCCACCGGCCGGGTCAACCTTCCGGTCGCCCAGAAACGCAGCGATGTTGAGGCAACGACATCAGGCAGCTCGCACCGCGACGACCAGCTGATCTCCTCCGATGCACCCGGCAACAGCGATGTTGCCAAGCCCCTGTCGCTGCTAGACAGTCGCTGGGAGCTGTCGCCGGAAAGCAAGTTGGGCACCTTCAACTTGCGCGGTTATCAGCCGGTTTATGTGATGCCGGCGTTCCTCACCAGCAACCAGAACAACCGGCCGCATAGCCCCAACCCGGACAACACGGTGGCCGGTGCGGGCGAGCATCTGGAAAACATCGAATCGAAATTCCAGCTCAGCCTGAAGGCCAAAGTGTGGCAGGGCGTGTTCGGCGACAAGGGTGACCTGTGGGTCGGCTATACCCAGTCATCGCACTGGCAGCTGTTCAACTCGGCGCAGTCGCGCCCCTTCCGCGAGACCAATTACGAACCCGAGGCGATGCTGGTCTTCGACACGCATTACCACGCGTTTGGCTGGACCGGCCGCCTGCTCGGCCTCGGCGTTGACCACCAATCCAATGGCCGCGGCAATCCACTGTCACGCGGCTGGAACCGGGTAATCGCCAATGTCGGCTTCGAACGCGAAGGCTGGACCGTGATGCTGCGACCGTGGTGGCGTATTCCCGAACCACGCAAGGATGACGACAACCCCGACATCAGCAATTACATGGGTCGCGGCGAAGTACAGATCGTGCACGAATGGCACGGCCAGGAATTCGGCATGATGCTGCGCCACTCGCTGCGCGGCGGTGACCGCAACCATGGTGCGGCCCGCTTCAGCTGGAGTTTCCCGGTGGCCGGCAACCTGCGCGGCTACATGGAAGTATTCAAGGGCTACGGCGAAAGCCTGATCGACTACAACCACAACGCCACCTATCTCGGCGTGGGAGTGTCGCTGCTCGACTGGTATTGA
- a CDS encoding glutathione peroxidase, with amino-acid sequence MTSVYDFTVNDIDGKPRSLADFRGKTLLIVNVASKCGFTPQYRGLETLWQDQRDQGLVVLGFPCDQFGHQEPGDEAEIRNFCSTQYDVTFPMFAKVQVNGEHADPLYKWLKSEGKGILGSESIKWNFTKFLVDPEGQVVKRYASTDTPEKIGKDTLARLAG; translated from the coding sequence ATGACCAGTGTCTACGACTTCACCGTGAACGACATCGACGGCAAACCACGCTCGCTTGCCGACTTTCGGGGCAAGACTCTGCTGATCGTCAATGTCGCCTCCAAATGCGGCTTCACCCCGCAATACCGGGGTCTGGAGACGCTGTGGCAGGACCAGCGCGATCAGGGTCTGGTGGTGCTGGGTTTTCCCTGTGATCAGTTTGGTCATCAGGAGCCGGGCGACGAGGCGGAGATCCGGAATTTCTGCAGTACCCAGTACGACGTGACCTTCCCGATGTTCGCCAAGGTCCAGGTCAACGGCGAGCACGCCGATCCGCTCTACAAGTGGTTGAAGAGTGAGGGCAAGGGCATCCTCGGCAGCGAGTCGATCAAGTGGAACTTCACCAAGTTCCTGGTCGACCCGGAAGGCCAGGTGGTCAAGCGCTATGCGTCCACCGACACGCCGGAGAAGATCGGCAAGGACACGTTGGCAAGATTGGCGGGCTGA
- a CDS encoding crosslink repair DNA glycosylase YcaQ family protein, which yields MQLSAQGLLQRPRRRAVQADVVAAIERMRMLQIDTIHVVARSPYLVLHSRLGHYPMHWLDEALAQGRLAECWAHEACFVSAADFVWHRGGKQHRSHHWAHRNAERVHRENRLEMDALLAGVRASGPVRAADFARRDGASQSGWWEWKPEKRWLEAWFALGELMVVRRDKFQRVYDVAEKVLAALSPPFDAQLTFSLMQQRQHFIVESVRALGVTPAAWIADYFRLKPRVTDAELAPLLASGELLAVPVEGWNTPGYVHRDHAALLQKALAGRLRATHTTLLSPFDPLVWDRARALAMFDFEYTIECYTPAAKRQYGYFVLPILHRGRLVGRLDAKAHRDIGVFEVKALFLQPGVQPSLQLAQVLAKTLAETAQWHGTERVRLGRTRPASLAPLLRAQWRRPSLSAP from the coding sequence ATGCAGTTGTCGGCGCAGGGTTTGTTGCAGCGGCCGCGTCGACGCGCCGTGCAAGCGGACGTGGTTGCGGCGATCGAGCGCATGCGCATGCTGCAGATCGACACCATCCACGTGGTGGCGCGCAGTCCTTATCTGGTACTGCATTCACGCCTGGGTCACTACCCCATGCACTGGCTGGACGAAGCGCTGGCACAGGGCCGGCTGGCGGAATGCTGGGCGCACGAGGCTTGCTTCGTCAGCGCCGCCGACTTCGTCTGGCATCGCGGTGGAAAACAGCATCGCAGCCATCATTGGGCGCATCGGAATGCCGAACGCGTGCACCGCGAAAACCGCCTTGAGATGGATGCCCTGCTCGCCGGAGTACGTGCCTCCGGGCCGGTGCGCGCGGCAGATTTTGCACGTCGCGATGGCGCCAGTCAGTCGGGTTGGTGGGAGTGGAAGCCGGAGAAGCGCTGGCTGGAGGCGTGGTTTGCGCTGGGCGAGTTGATGGTGGTTCGCCGCGACAAGTTCCAGCGGGTGTACGACGTGGCTGAAAAGGTGCTGGCTGCACTGAGTCCACCGTTCGATGCACAGCTGACTTTTTCGCTGATGCAACAGCGCCAGCACTTCATTGTTGAAAGCGTACGCGCACTGGGTGTGACTCCGGCGGCATGGATTGCGGATTATTTCCGGTTGAAACCGCGCGTCACGGATGCGGAACTGGCACCGCTGCTGGCCAGTGGCGAACTGCTGGCCGTACCGGTCGAGGGCTGGAACACACCGGGCTATGTCCATCGCGACCACGCCGCGCTGCTGCAAAAGGCGCTCGCAGGACGATTGCGCGCCACCCACACCACGCTGCTGTCACCGTTCGACCCGCTGGTCTGGGATCGCGCCCGCGCGTTGGCGATGTTCGACTTCGAATACACCATCGAGTGTTACACGCCGGCAGCGAAGCGCCAGTACGGTTACTTCGTGCTGCCGATCCTGCATCGGGGCCGGTTGGTCGGACGGCTGGACGCCAAGGCACACCGCGATATCGGGGTGTTCGAGGTCAAGGCCTTGTTTCTGCAGCCCGGCGTGCAGCCTTCGTTGCAACTCGCCCAGGTGTTGGCCAAGACCCTTGCGGAGACGGCGCAATGGCATGGCACCGAACGCGTCCGGCTCGGTCGCACCCGTCCCGCATCGCTGGCACCACTGCTGCGTGCGCAGTGGCGGCGCCCGTCACTGTCAGCGCCCTGA